ACttccccgtctagcctccgcaagcgaaattgctTACCTGCGTTCTGCCACATTGGAGGCGGACGGTCGCGTGACGAATACGTCACGGGCCTCGCCTTCCCTCTCTCACGCGCACGTTTTAGCTGAGTGGTGCACTTCCGGTGGCGGTCTCGCGCGCTGGTTGTCGCCTTCACTACTTTCGCTGTGCACAAGAATTCGCCGGTATAGCGGTACAAGTCAGAGCCACCATCACGAGCACTGAAGCAGACGCGAAAGCATGAAAGAGCATGATTGCGGCGCTGGAATGCCGTCGAATAAGAcgtagtttcgttctctgcgtgcacgactgcacgacgtgaCAAAGCAGCCGAAATGGAAGTGCACATCTCTTGCTACCGTAGAAGTGGAAAACAAGAAAGATATtccagaactttttgttgggttagttggtgcatgttactgaagtactaaaacgccaaacagacgacacaagcgctcgtccgtgtctcttcttgtgtcgtctgcttcgcgctttagtacttcaggaAAAACAAGAACACGCCAAGATTCGgtttgcatgttttgttatttctctgaACATTAATCAGTCGAGTGAAGCAACCGATTTAAAAAAATTGCAGACGctggcttgaataattctcgctgtcactgtgagtgacgtcacagcactgccagcTAAGTAGGCGCACATGCGCTACCGACGTCGACGCTGCGGCTGGGAGCGGGGTGCGCGCgtggagaagggcaaacggcgtttcgTTTTGAAATTTGAACCCTTTCCGCGACGCCTGGGGATGTAACGCTTAGCAgccacgatcgttagcgcgcattgtacgcCCTGTGCTTGTGATctgaaaatggccagacctggtgaggtgTCCTTTAAAGGCACAGACAATCGCTCGATCCATGAATCGAGATGAGCCCGCTGATGGAAGGATTGCCTATCGACTTTTCTAAAACGAGCCCCGATTTTCTCATTAAACGTGTATTTACATCTTAATCGTTTCACTAAACGTGTCGAAAAATAATCCTTGGCGCAACACGTAGCAGAATGAAGATGCACAAGTGACCACTCACGTGACCTAAGACTAAGTCACGCGGTTCCTGATTTTTATATGACTATTGAGACACAGTACACTTTTTTGTCATTATAAGTACGTTTTTCTAACTTAACAACGCGTAGAGAAGCGCTCGCTTGTTTTGAGTAGAGAAGTAGAGAAGCATTCACCTTCGTGATGGACGAGTTGGTTCGGCTCGAGTATCGACAGAATATTGAAGACGGGGACGAGCCAGCCGTGACCTGGGCGTGTACTTTGGCATAAGCACAGCATAAATGTAAGAAAGGTCTGTACAGCAACGCTAACCTATTGTACAAGTTTTTATTTTCGAAATGGCGTGAACAGGTCGAAACATAGGTGGTTCACCACAGTTTCGCTGACTCCTatgaaagcagaacgatgggcggCATTCACAATTTTCGAGTCGTGCTATTGGTATTGCTCTCGCTTCGCAGCGTAGCTGGAGGAGTGAGAGCTGGCTGCTCCAAGTCGAAAAATTCTGCTTGCAAAATATCcacgcgcttttggaagtaaccccTGCAGGTGTAAACATTCGCTGCGCCAGATGAAAAGAAGCTGGGTCCCAAACAGTCGTCCGTCCCTTTAAAAGACACGATGGTGGGAGAGGGGAAACGGGCATACAGATTAACTCAGTAAGTATGAAGTTATACCCAAGTGTTAAATATATATGTAACTGTCTCCCTTACACGCGCAGCGTTACACGCTCTCACGGCCAAAGCAAATGACCGCTCGGCATGGACCGAGAATGCTTCCCCACGTATACTCTTCTCACGGCGCGCGCTTTCACGTCGCAGGCATACCGCGACTGAGGAGTCTGCGAAGGAGCTGCCAAGGCGCTCTCACCCGCTGCCGCGCTTTCTCGAAAAGAAAGGAGGCGTCACACCCGCGATGCCATCACGGCAGGCCTCAAAGCCGGCATCACAGCCGAAATCGCGGCCGACGTCACCGCCAGCACAACCGGCGGTACCACGGCCGGCACCATCGCCAATACCTCCGCCGGTACCACGGCCGGCACCACCGCGGGCACCACTACCCGCTCCGGCACCGGCAGCAGCACCTGGAGGATCGCCGGCGCCGAAGCCCACGGCGACCGTGCCAAATACCGCAATGGCCGGAACGCCCACAACCGGAATGCCCGAAGCCAGAATGCCAGTGGCCGGTATGCCGATGGCCGGAATGCCGGTGGCTGGCAGCTACATGGATGCGCTGCGCCCACCCTACGTCCAAATGCCGACCCCGGGATTGGCGCCACCGGCCGTGCCGATCATCCCGTGCTGCCCCAGGGGTCTGGAATACCTGGTCCAGATCGATCACCTGCTTGTTCACCAAGCTGTACAGCTCATGGAAGGTACGTGTCACTCCCCGCTGCGGCTGATTGCAGGAGAGAGACGTGTAGACTTCAGCGGAAACGGCGCAAGATGACCAGGCGTGAGGGAGACTATAGACAACCGCGCTGACTAACAAGCCAAGTTTTCATTCTTTCAACAGCATGTATAGATTGAGCGGAGGAAGCGGGCGGAAAGGGTGGAAAACGTTTAATTGGGGAGATTTAAAAAGCACGGTCACATTGTACAAGGCTGAAAAACCCCCGCTCCCCGCTCTTCTTCGGAAAAACGTCCAACGGCTCTCAGGGTTGCTTGACCTGGTCTCCGAATACATCTATGTTTAGAGCTGAAGCTCACAATAGGTATGCCACTTTGCAAGGAAAGCGCGGGAACACGTCAAGGGAGTATGCGTGAACGTAAAACAATGCAATCTCTCCGATTAGAACGACTTTTCCTTCGGAAGGAGTGGAATGGCACGGAAATTTTACACCACTGTTGTGGATGTGGAGGGTGTCAGAGGTTAGCCGTGCGCGCTCGTCATTGCAATTTGAAAATACggcacactctaaaaaaaaaaaaaagttgctcacGGCCACTTTCAAGGCAATGCAATGACAGGTGGCTAGCTATCTCTTCCTAGCTTACTGACCTCATTAGAGTGTTTGCGCACGAGCTCATTCAGACAACGCCTCGTTTGTCCGACATAGAAACGTCCGCATGAAAGACGAATCCGGTAGACGTTACAACCACTTTTAGAAACTGCCGtccgccccccctcccctatCCTATGCATTCTtccgcaacttttttttattgtcggTGTCGCCATCGGCTTTTCGGCACAGGCTACCAAGAAAATTTGGGGCAGTGAATTAACAGCAGCCTAACGCTTGATCTCTTGAGTGAGATGTGATATAATCTGATGATTATCAGATCTAATAATAATGATATATACTGTTATGATTTGTTGTTTCGTTTTTTGACTCCTTTGTTACTTGCGAGAGATTATCTATTGGTCGCCTTGGTGCCTTACTTCACACTTGAATtaaagaaaattatggggtttttatgtgccaacaccactttctgattatgaggcacgccgtagtggaggactccggaaatttcgaccacctggggttctttaacgtgcacctaaatctaagtacaagggtgttttcgcatttggcccccatcgaaatgcggccgccgtggccgggattcgatcccgcgaagcTTTAATTCCTCGATTCTAGAAACATACTACACAAATGCCagctgttgccttgaataattctcgatgtgtcaccacgagcgacgtcacactgcggacacgactacgtaggcgcaggggcacgactacgtcaccgtccggcttgaaGCAAGGCGGCCGCGTGAATGGAAAGCAGCGTTCGGTGTGAAATTTCATATCCTTCGGCGGCGAGTAGCGATGTAACACTTTACAGACACGGTCGTTAGAGCGCAGTATATGCtccgcgcttgtcagctcaaaacggccagacctggcgaggggccctttaagagagaTCGCGCGAAGGAAGACGAAACCGGGCATGTGGACTTGGCACGAGCTCGTTGGTGGCTGCGCTGCTCTTATAAACAAATAGTAATTAAtgttttgtctgtgtctttcagCACGTAACAATATGGTTCGATCACTGGCAGCACGACTCTTCGGGGCCCTTAGATCCTGCTTTTGATTCTTGGGCGCGGCCATGTTGGGCTATTGAACGAACAGTTTCCCAGTTTTGTGCAAATTGACGTCGAATAACATCGCCGTGGAAGATTGAGCGCATTTCTAACATGATTTCGTAATGAAATAATGAAGGAAAAGCTATGAGTGCCGAACTTCTGCACATGTGATACCGCGCCAATTAGTCAGGCCACTACCTCACTAGCAGCAGATATTCAATGTACGCAGCATTCCACGTACGAGTGGTTCGTGTTTGTCGACACCGGGGGAGGAAAAAGCCGAAAAATAGGCCAGCTTTAACACTCAGCAGTATGCTTTGTCTTACATAGGCGTTGTAAACAAGTTCTATATGTGCTCTTtcccccagcttaaactaacacGGATGAAAATGCGGGACTGTTTCCTCAAGCGTTCTCTGCCGTTCGCCCTTTACCTTCGTAGCCCTCCCTGCATTGCAACAAAAAGTTGTCAAGGGGGATCGGGTTGTCAAACCTGCTTTACGAATTTAACTCCAACTGTGCTCGGCAAAACAAGTAACTCTCAAGACGATGATAGTATCGAGCACACTcgtcgatcgtcgaaaattttctCTGTGGACCACAAAGCTTCGCCAATTCACACACCGCTCAGTGAACCTTCCAGTGTATTCGCATTGCGCTCGAGCAAGTTATAAAATCTGCACCACCATATTCGCGTCGTCCATGTAACCAGCTCACAGAAGGCTCAGCTGCACCATAGGCAAGGGACAGGTCGAGCGACAACATTCGGGAAAGTTCCGATACAGAAAGGCGCGCCTTCCACTGAGGGTTATGACGTCGAACATTCGTTAACCAGTGACAGACACCCTATATTGCAGGAaaggataagtacacgtgtcagtacgGTCTCTTCCTTTACGCTTTGAAATGGCGAGTGACTGCACTAATTACATCCTTAAGGCAGCTGACCGGACGAAAGTCCACGGGGTGCACAGTTGCGTTCCCGCACCCCGCCCCTCgcacccgcacctccaccagtaccccacacctccaccagaaatgttacgtgtggaaagacacagacgacagatgctatttacacgctatttacactggagccaggtaGCCaagctgacactcgctcgtgccaagggcaccaaccaacttcttcgtcgttctcgcggcggctcggtctcttgagcatcgctaaatgatatcgtaataatatattcAACTCGCGCAGTGGTGACGTCGTGGGAGATGCAAAACAAGTACGTCGTGAAGAACACCATGGGCCAATTCGTCTTCATGGCGATCGAGGAGAGCGGCTGTTGTCAACGCCAATGCTGCGGCAACATCCGATCGTTCCAGATGACGCTGCTCGACTACCGCAACGTCCAGGTGCTGCGGCTGTTCCGGCCACTTCGCTGCGAGTGCAGCTGCCTCTGTTGTTGCTGCCTCCAGGCACGTATACATCGGCCGACCCATACCGCGAGGCTGGAGTTCGATCGTACATATAACGCATACGCCGTTCCGAAATCGGAAACTTGTTTCATTGCGTACCCACAATGTACTCTCGAACTCCGTGGGCGTCGCATCAATAACCACTGCAATTATCCGTGAAACCCCTACCCCCACCGCAAAAGCATAATAATgttgatgatttaatggcatccccttGGAAACGGGCGTGAcaaagtcacctagcctgcttgatttaatgagGCATGTTATACATGTTTTCATCTAGCATTTCTTTATACATATCcttaacctttctttttctttttttttctttctgcttcaaAATGCCCCTTGCAGCGCAGAGATCCGGTCGCATCAACCTcttacctgctttttttttttttgtccgccaATACTCTAAATCTCTCTTACTTagctcgactgctgaccggttgacgcttccgtccactttaaacccaagcgcttctggaaagtgtTCGTTACCTACGGTAAGCATTGCAGAgagtgcagcgcttacctttctgctAGCGTGTAACAGTCCAAAGGGAGGCAGATAGAATGGCAGAGAGGAGGgtggggagaggaggcagagaagggGTGGAAACGAAGCTGTCGGGAAACGAGTGAACAGCCTTGGCACTCTTCGCTCCCAGCTCCCATACTTGgggggatggg
This genomic window from Dermacentor albipictus isolate Rhodes 1998 colony chromosome 9, USDA_Dalb.pri_finalv2, whole genome shotgun sequence contains:
- the LOC139049422 gene encoding phospholipid scramblase 3-like, with protein sequence MPSRQASKPASQPKSRPTSPPAQPAVPRPAPSPIPPPVPRPAPPRAPLPAPAPAAAPGGSPAPKPTATVPNTAMAGTPTTGMPEARMPVAGMPMAGMPVAGSYMDALRPPYVQMPTPGLAPPAVPIIPCCPRGLEYLVQIDHLLVHQAVQLMEVVTSWEMQNKYVVKNTMGQFVFMAIEESGCCQRQCCGNIRSFQMTLLDYRNVQVLRLFRPLRCECSCLCCCCLQEMDVRDASMTMMGFVRMECTIIFPNFSVLDSQGNVVLLIKGPCCTTSICCEDVVFDILARDGVTKLGGITKTYTGFIREAGTDADNFTVTFPLDLDVKIKAVLLGAVFLIDYIYFENSSAPPSLDCCLNCFCECLKVILR